One genomic segment of Spirochaeta cellobiosiphila DSM 17781 includes these proteins:
- a CDS encoding S41 family peptidase produces MKRIHTLLCLLLLLSYSIFAEDQNLEEESAKGNDAEISEALLAFEELKNIIQDNYAGYTEKVDQQKKQFALLNQSIHQSITQGKSQDYPLEYDRWLSFFEDPHLILMKEGKPLFVKKDYSHYVHHEMGVIILNPTTAIISIPSFEMQYETDINNMLQDQYSKLIDIENLIIDIRGNGGGSFFSMFPLLDLIGAPEYESSWKVWASRDNLRLYKSALNHYEDTESREYILISSIVSKMENNRNQFVSYTYPKINKEPQLTHIKKIYILADRYVASTAEEFILGAKHNPKVILVGEKTEGALDYGDAIPYQLQSEGLMILVPTQKRIWKNHPPIDNRGIEPDFKINPETENIYEQILEY; encoded by the coding sequence ATGAAACGAATTCACACACTATTATGTTTACTTCTATTACTGTCCTATTCAATTTTTGCTGAAGATCAAAACCTGGAGGAAGAATCTGCCAAAGGGAATGATGCAGAGATATCAGAAGCACTATTAGCTTTTGAAGAACTAAAAAATATTATCCAGGATAATTATGCTGGATATACAGAGAAAGTGGATCAACAAAAAAAGCAATTTGCCTTACTTAATCAAAGTATTCACCAATCTATCACACAGGGAAAATCACAGGATTATCCCTTGGAATATGATAGATGGCTATCCTTTTTTGAAGATCCACATCTTATATTGATGAAAGAGGGAAAACCTCTATTTGTAAAGAAAGACTACTCACATTACGTGCATCATGAAATGGGGGTAATAATCTTAAATCCTACTACAGCGATAATATCGATACCCTCTTTTGAGATGCAATATGAAACAGATATTAATAATATGTTACAAGATCAATACAGCAAGCTTATCGACATAGAAAATCTTATCATTGATATCCGTGGTAATGGAGGAGGAAGCTTCTTTTCAATGTTTCCCCTTCTCGATTTAATAGGAGCACCAGAATATGAATCCAGTTGGAAAGTATGGGCTTCAAGAGACAATTTACGTTTATACAAATCAGCTCTAAATCATTATGAAGATACAGAGAGTAGGGAATATATTTTGATCTCATCTATAGTTAGTAAAATGGAAAACAATAGAAACCAATTTGTTAGCTATACCTACCCTAAAATTAATAAAGAACCACAACTTACTCACATAAAAAAAATATATATCCTAGCTGATCGATATGTGGCAAGTACTGCCGAGGAGTTTATACTTGGGGCTAAACATAATCCCAAAGTTATCTTGGTGGGAGAAAAAACGGAAGGAGCATTGGATTATGGTGATGCTATTCCTTATCAGCTACAGTCAGAGGGCTTAATGATTCTCGTTCCTACACAAAAGAGAATATGGAAAAATCATCCTCCTATTGATAATAGGGGAATTGAACCAGATTTTAAAATTAATCCTGAAACTGAAAATATTTATGAACAAATACTAGAGTATTGA
- a CDS encoding ATP-binding cassette domain-containing protein has protein sequence MKKIKISGARQNNLKNLSLELPKNKITVFTGVSGSGKSSLVFETIGAEALRQINETQNSFVRNRMQHLGIADVEKIENLNVPVIINQKRLGGNARSTVGTVTDIFTQLRLLFSRMGEPFVGYSNVFSFNNPQGMCPKCQGLGIIQTIDINKLFDKNRSLNEGAIDFPTFQPKGWRWTRYVDSGYFDNNKKLKDYTPEEWDLLLYASEHKPIQPNAKWHKTALYEGVIPRIERTFLNKESKEFDQKKQAIQKIVRTETCPDCKGLRLNNRILSCKIEGRNIGDCSQMSIHELLAFIQKIENTAYSSILQELIKKLNNMISIGLGYLTISRLTNTLSGGESQRIKMVKHLGNSLVDVLYIFDEPSIGLHPKDIDNLVSIITQLCNKGNTILIVDHDPDIIKMADHIVDLGPLGGKKGGQIIYEGNFTQLKDSKGKTGQYFLQEKTYNRNPKRGIDFLEIKNSHLYNLKNITVKIPKQVLTVVTGVAGSGKSSLITRELPRFYPDVTIIDQSLFAASPRSNLLTYLNIFDDIRKLFAQNTNASVKLFSNNSDGACQACKGLGIQKIDLAFMDDIEEICDECGGSGYKKEVLTLKYKDKNIVDLMRMSVNEAITFFCDHKFIHPLENIVKLGIGYISLGQRLNTFSGGERQRLKLSRELDSNNNIFILDEPSTGLHPFDTQKLMNILNALVTAKNTIIVIEHNLDIIAQADWIIDMGLGAGKDGGEVIYEGIVEDLLQHNVSVTGKYLREYTKPLKS, from the coding sequence ATGAAGAAAATAAAAATATCCGGTGCAAGACAGAACAACCTTAAAAATCTAAGCTTAGAATTACCCAAAAACAAAATAACTGTATTTACAGGAGTTTCCGGTTCAGGGAAATCATCCCTTGTATTTGAAACCATTGGGGCAGAAGCCCTACGCCAGATTAATGAAACACAAAATAGTTTTGTCCGAAATCGAATGCAACACCTTGGAATAGCTGATGTTGAAAAAATAGAAAATCTGAATGTTCCTGTTATTATTAATCAAAAGCGTTTAGGAGGAAATGCCCGCTCTACCGTTGGAACAGTAACGGACATATTCACACAACTTCGTTTATTATTTTCCAGAATGGGAGAACCATTTGTTGGATATTCCAACGTTTTTTCATTTAATAATCCTCAAGGAATGTGCCCGAAATGCCAAGGCTTAGGAATTATTCAGACAATTGATATCAATAAGCTATTTGATAAAAACAGATCACTAAACGAAGGGGCCATTGATTTTCCAACATTCCAGCCAAAGGGTTGGCGATGGACACGTTATGTTGATTCTGGATATTTCGATAATAATAAAAAATTAAAAGACTATACCCCGGAAGAATGGGATTTATTGTTATATGCATCAGAGCATAAACCTATTCAACCAAACGCAAAATGGCATAAAACGGCTCTCTATGAAGGTGTGATCCCACGTATTGAACGCACTTTTTTAAATAAAGAATCCAAAGAATTTGATCAGAAAAAACAGGCTATTCAAAAAATAGTAAGAACAGAAACTTGCCCAGATTGTAAAGGATTAAGACTCAATAATAGAATTTTATCCTGTAAGATAGAAGGAAGAAATATTGGGGACTGTTCCCAAATGTCAATACACGAATTGTTAGCTTTTATCCAGAAAATTGAAAATACAGCCTATTCCAGTATATTGCAGGAGTTAATAAAAAAACTTAACAATATGATCAGTATAGGCTTGGGATATCTAACTATCAGCCGTTTAACCAACACTCTCTCCGGTGGAGAATCACAACGGATAAAGATGGTAAAGCATCTGGGAAACAGTTTAGTAGATGTTTTGTATATTTTTGATGAACCCAGCATAGGCTTACATCCAAAAGACATTGATAATTTGGTTTCAATCATTACCCAACTTTGTAATAAAGGGAATACGATTTTAATCGTTGATCACGATCCAGATATCATAAAAATGGCAGATCATATTGTAGATTTAGGCCCCCTAGGAGGAAAAAAGGGAGGACAAATCATTTATGAAGGCAATTTTACCCAGTTAAAAGACTCGAAAGGAAAAACAGGACAGTATTTTTTACAAGAAAAAACATATAACAGAAACCCGAAACGGGGAATAGACTTTCTAGAGATCAAAAATAGTCATCTGTATAATCTAAAAAATATTACCGTCAAGATTCCTAAACAAGTATTAACAGTAGTGACAGGGGTTGCAGGCTCAGGTAAAAGTTCATTAATAACCAGAGAATTACCACGGTTTTACCCCGATGTCACGATCATCGATCAGTCACTATTTGCAGCAAGCCCCCGTTCCAACTTATTGACATATTTAAATATTTTCGATGATATCCGAAAGTTATTCGCTCAAAATACTAATGCAAGCGTCAAGTTATTTAGCAATAATAGTGATGGGGCCTGTCAAGCTTGCAAGGGACTCGGTATTCAGAAAATAGATCTTGCTTTTATGGACGACATTGAAGAGATCTGTGATGAATGCGGCGGCAGCGGGTATAAAAAGGAAGTCTTAACTCTCAAATACAAAGACAAAAATATCGTAGACCTAATGAGAATGAGCGTAAACGAAGCCATAACATTCTTTTGTGATCATAAATTTATCCACCCACTAGAGAACATTGTAAAATTAGGGATTGGATACATAAGCTTGGGACAAAGACTGAACACCTTTTCAGGAGGGGAAAGGCAACGGCTTAAGTTATCACGAGAACTCGATTCAAATAATAATATTTTTATTTTGGATGAACCAAGCACAGGATTACATCCTTTTGATACACAGAAACTTATGAACATATTAAATGCTTTGGTGACAGCTAAGAATACTATTATCGTGATAGAACATAATTTAGATATTATCGCCCAGGCAGATTGGATCATCGACATGGGACTAGGTGCAGGAAAGGATGGAGGAGAGGTCATCTATGAAGGGATTGTTGAGGATTTATTACAACACAATGTTTCTGTAACAGGCAAATATTTAAGAGAATACACAAAGCCACTGAAAAGCTGA
- the ileS gene encoding isoleucine--tRNA ligase, which translates to MYKETNVKMNLPSMEQEVLTFWKEDKIFEESVDKHKDEHVFYDGPPFPTGSPHYGTVFVSILKDAIARFWTMRGKSVPRVWGWDCHGLPIENAVEKQLNISDKRDITQTIGIKQFNDSCRALVSGYNDAWEEYIDRIGRWVDYDHPYRTLDKNYMESVIWVFAESYKKGLIYKDYRVTPYCYHCETSLSISDTRESDSTRPRQDPTVIVKFKSLDSWGTNSNKPTYYLAWTTTPWTLPANLALAVGPDIEYVLLDTAEAQYILAKSLYNPKDFPEDSHIISSFSGRDMEGKKYEPLFPYFAEAKNAFQIILGDHVSTEDGVGIVHTAPAYGEEDYWVSRNYDIEIKNPVLANGTYDSTVVDFIGENVHDANPKVIRKLKEEGKIFKQATVEHNYPHCWRCRTPLIYRAMDAWYYNIEKIKPQLMEENKKINWIPETIKEGRFGKWLEGARDWNLSRNRYWGTPIPVWICEDSQCQHKWIPSSVAELEERSGQHIDDLHIEFIDELEITCECGKPMKRTPEVLDGWFESGAMPFGQCHYPFENKQWFENHFPADFIVEYPGQIRGWFYYLHVLAVGILGRPAFKNCLVHGTLLASDGQKFSKSKKNYTDPIQLLDQYGADALRLYLINSAASVLGDLKFVDGEVRDQVKEIIIPLLNVVSFFTTYANLDGFEATLDWTPESERNLDKWIIALLSKTIKDTTDAYEAYKMNEVLAPSISFIENLSNWYIRRSRELFWESGMSHEKENAYQVLYYCIVQLLKLLAPAMPFLAEKLYKDLTNDKSVHLSDWPEFSFEDKEGLLERYQLMQKVTKLGLSLRQQQKMKVRQPLAELKLCLPDQYGRDSLDFELLKEELNVKHISLLEDYQELARIKAIPNPKLLGPLYGSEVQFIIKNAKAGNVKIDKDHVTVYSEDKTWDLSPDQIQIGYEGKDDLNVLSEDGIVLAFDFELTEELIREGILNDLNRAIQNMRKDAGYNLDDRIYLKLEGSLKDSEKQKLYDNALGEASEDLVWDVSDVIHLGDEDFTISMKKKM; encoded by the coding sequence ATGTATAAAGAAACGAATGTAAAAATGAACTTACCTTCCATGGAACAAGAAGTTCTGACTTTTTGGAAGGAAGACAAAATCTTTGAGGAATCAGTCGATAAACATAAGGATGAACATGTCTTCTATGATGGCCCTCCTTTTCCTACAGGGTCTCCCCATTATGGTACGGTATTTGTTTCCATCCTTAAGGATGCCATTGCCCGTTTCTGGACCATGAGGGGCAAGTCTGTTCCCAGAGTATGGGGTTGGGATTGTCATGGTTTACCTATCGAGAATGCTGTTGAAAAGCAACTAAACATAAGTGATAAAAGGGATATCACCCAAACCATTGGAATTAAACAATTCAATGATAGTTGCCGGGCTCTTGTTAGTGGTTACAACGATGCTTGGGAAGAGTACATTGATCGCATTGGTCGATGGGTAGATTATGACCATCCCTATAGAACCCTTGATAAGAACTACATGGAGAGTGTGATCTGGGTTTTTGCAGAAAGTTATAAAAAAGGATTAATCTACAAAGACTACAGAGTTACCCCCTATTGTTATCATTGTGAGACCTCCCTCTCCATCTCAGATACACGGGAATCGGATTCTACCAGACCCAGACAGGATCCCACTGTTATTGTGAAGTTTAAATCCTTAGATTCCTGGGGTACGAATTCTAATAAACCAACCTACTATCTGGCGTGGACCACAACCCCTTGGACTCTTCCTGCTAACTTAGCCTTGGCCGTAGGTCCTGATATTGAATATGTTCTCCTCGATACAGCTGAGGCCCAATATATCTTGGCTAAGAGTCTTTATAATCCTAAGGACTTCCCTGAAGATTCTCATATCATTAGTAGTTTTTCAGGAAGGGATATGGAAGGGAAGAAGTATGAACCCTTATTCCCTTATTTTGCTGAGGCAAAGAATGCTTTCCAGATCATCCTGGGGGATCATGTTAGTACAGAAGATGGGGTAGGGATTGTTCACACAGCACCTGCTTATGGAGAAGAAGATTATTGGGTAAGCCGTAATTATGACATTGAGATCAAGAACCCCGTATTGGCCAATGGTACTTATGATTCTACAGTAGTGGATTTTATAGGTGAAAATGTTCATGACGCTAATCCCAAGGTTATTCGTAAACTCAAAGAAGAGGGGAAGATTTTTAAACAGGCTACTGTTGAGCATAATTATCCTCATTGCTGGCGATGCCGAACTCCTTTGATCTATCGAGCCATGGATGCTTGGTATTACAACATTGAAAAGATCAAACCTCAGCTTATGGAAGAGAATAAGAAAATCAACTGGATACCTGAGACGATCAAAGAAGGCCGTTTTGGTAAGTGGTTAGAAGGGGCACGGGATTGGAACTTATCCAGGAACCGCTATTGGGGAACTCCTATTCCTGTTTGGATCTGTGAAGATTCTCAGTGTCAGCATAAATGGATTCCTTCCTCTGTGGCTGAATTGGAAGAACGATCAGGCCAGCACATTGATGATCTGCATATTGAGTTCATTGATGAACTGGAAATCACCTGTGAATGTGGTAAACCCATGAAAAGAACACCTGAGGTTCTCGATGGTTGGTTTGAGTCAGGAGCTATGCCCTTTGGCCAATGTCATTATCCTTTTGAGAATAAACAGTGGTTTGAGAATCATTTTCCTGCTGATTTTATTGTGGAATACCCGGGACAGATCCGGGGATGGTTTTATTACCTTCATGTGTTAGCTGTCGGCATCTTAGGTCGTCCTGCTTTTAAGAATTGTTTGGTTCATGGAACTTTATTGGCTTCTGATGGACAGAAGTTTTCCAAATCAAAGAAGAATTACACAGACCCTATTCAGTTACTGGATCAATATGGAGCGGATGCTCTTAGGCTTTATCTGATTAATTCTGCGGCTTCCGTATTGGGTGATCTTAAGTTCGTCGACGGAGAGGTTCGTGATCAGGTTAAGGAAATTATAATCCCCCTGTTGAATGTGGTGAGCTTCTTTACCACCTATGCTAATTTGGATGGCTTTGAAGCCACATTAGATTGGACTCCCGAGAGTGAACGAAATCTTGATAAGTGGATTATAGCTCTCTTATCCAAGACTATTAAGGACACCACCGACGCTTATGAAGCCTATAAGATGAATGAGGTTTTAGCTCCTTCTATTAGCTTCATTGAGAACTTGAGTAATTGGTACATACGACGTAGCCGGGAACTTTTCTGGGAGTCAGGAATGTCCCATGAAAAAGAAAATGCCTATCAGGTCCTGTATTATTGTATTGTACAGCTCTTAAAGCTTTTAGCCCCTGCTATGCCTTTCCTTGCAGAGAAATTATATAAGGACCTTACCAATGATAAATCTGTTCACTTAAGTGATTGGCCCGAGTTCAGCTTTGAGGATAAGGAAGGTTTGTTAGAGCGCTACCAGTTAATGCAGAAGGTTACAAAGTTAGGCTTATCCCTGAGACAACAGCAAAAAATGAAGGTACGACAGCCTCTGGCTGAGTTAAAGCTCTGTCTTCCTGATCAGTATGGAAGGGATTCATTAGATTTTGAATTATTAAAAGAAGAACTCAATGTGAAACACATTAGTCTTTTAGAAGATTACCAAGAATTGGCTCGAATCAAAGCCATTCCAAATCCTAAGCTTTTAGGTCCTCTCTATGGATCGGAGGTGCAATTTATCATCAAGAATGCCAAAGCTGGTAATGTGAAGATTGATAAAGATCATGTCACTGTTTATTCGGAAGATAAAACCTGGGACCTAAGTCCTGATCAGATCCAGATTGGTTATGAAGGTAAAGACGATCTCAATGTCCTAAGTGAGGATGGTATTGTTTTGGCTTTTGATTTTGAACTAACAGAAGAACTTATTCGGGAAGGGATCCTCAATGATCTTAATAGGGCCATTCAGAACATGCGTAAAGATGCAGGTTATAATTTAGATGACCGAATCTATCTTAAGCTAGAAGGCTCCCTAAAGGATTCAGAGAAACAAAAACTATATGACAATGCCTTAGGGGAAGCTTCCGAGGATTTGGTATGGGATGTGTCCGATGTTATTCACTTGGGGGATGAGGATTTTACAATCTCCATGAAGAAGAAAATGTAG